The following is a genomic window from Bos taurus isolate L1 Dominette 01449 registration number 42190680 breed Hereford chromosome 11, ARS-UCD2.0, whole genome shotgun sequence.
AAACAAAACGttgcttattttaaaacatgtgaagggataatttcctgtttctttatcAGATGCTCTTAAAACAGATGGTCTTGGCTGGTCCTGGGTGTCATCTAAGAATGATGTCCTTTATGGTGGTGCCAGGCTGCACTGCCCTGGCCTTGGGGAAATAAGACTTTGATTCCAGCCAGTGTGAATCGCTCCATCTTGTGGTTGCAATGCAACTGAAGACGCGTAATGAGAACATGCAGCTTTTTTATATGTATAAGATGTGGCAGAATGAATGTTCCTACAGCATGGCAGTGCCTTATAGAGGATCACACTTagtctttaaaaaatgtcaagGTGAGGCTTGAAACTTTTAGTACCTGTCTTCAAGTTGGAtctaaattaaatttcttttataacCTTTTGGGTGTCTGGTCAGGAGGAGATAAGATTTCTTGTTTACAATGATGCAATAAACTCAAGACGTGTTGGCTACCTTTGGACTGCTGTTACTGACTTGTAACTTGAAAAGGCCACAGATGCCCATGGCCCAGCCTCCTCACCCCGAGTAAGACGTAGATGAGTTTGGACTGACCTACTGAATGTCAAATAATAAAGCTTAAATTTTATCATGAGATGCcacttgaagatttttttttctggtttatttGGGAGCTCTGAAGTTTGAGCTGAGAAGAAAGGCTCTTTAATAACTTGGGTGAATTAGGCTTACTGGACACGCTGGTTGGCTGTCTTCATGTCAACGTTTACCTTAAAGGCTGTTCGGTACAAAGTTAAGTTGGATTAGATGATGAGTCACACCCCAGCTAATTTTCCTGGATGTAAGTACCATCAGAAAGAGCTGGTCTCACTCTGTGTTTTGGCTGCACTCCACGGCATGTGGCACCTGAGTTCCCCCACCGGGGGTCAGagccacaccccctgcactggaaggcagtcttaatcactggatcactggggaagtcccaggcCGGTTTTCTAACAGATATGTTCTAAAATTAATGCAGGCAGGAAAGCGAGGCCCTAAAATGTGATTCACGGCTGCCATTCTGGACCTAAAGTGTGGCCAAGCTCAGATCAGGAAACCTGCTTGCCTGGTCTTCCCGCCCCGAACCTGAAAATAACGAAATCCTTGTTACGTTAACCAGATCTCAGCTTAATCTCTCAACCTGGGCTCTTCAGCAAGTGATTTGTTCACAATGGCTCTTCCTAGGACTGAGGATGGAGCCCTTTCTACAAAGTTGAGACCCTCTTCACCATCAGGTCACCCACTCCCCCCGTTTTCAGATTAGAAGTGTGCACCTCGTGAGCCTGCCCTCTCTCCATCTGGGTCCCAGGCCTCTGCCGCTTCCACTTCACCCCACACAGCCTCATCTGGAAGACTGAACTTTCTAGGTGAGTCAGGGACCCCAGTGTCCCCTAACAGAGACTCCCAGGGGCTGGGGACTTCTTCAGATGAATGGATAGCCCCAATCCGTGACTCCTGGGGACATGACAGCAGGCCAGATTCAGGGCAACATCAGGAACTTCCCAGTGCTCAGGGCTGCCTTAGGGGCCTGGGTGGCCTTAGTTCCTGTACTGGGTGCGTAGCCCTGAGGCAGGGGTCCCCCGTCTTCTGTGCCTGCTGAAGACCGCCCCTGTGAGCACTGCAGACACACACCCACAGGAGCCCTTGTAGGCACACATGTGTTGCACAATACAAGGTATTTAGGCGCCTACACTGCTCTGTGCTCCTGCCTGGCTTCTCAGTGGGGGCTAGGTCTCCAGACTTGAATGAACTTCACAGCTGGGAGTTGGGAGCTCCATGAACCCGTGACACCCCAGGGAGCTGAGCAGAGCCGGAGCCACCCGGATCCTCAGCTGTGTCACGCTCCTCCCCATTTCAGCCTGGGATGCGCTGTTAGGTCTCAATTCACAGCTCAAGCACAGAAGGTAGGGCCTcgaggtgtttttttttccactaaaaaTGTATTCATGAATCATACTGTTTTATTGTAAAGTGGCAGCATTTGCATTTAACAAATAGAAACACCGTGCTCAGCGTCATGGGGGCTAAGCTTTCCTAGAGGTTTGGGGAGTTGATTAAACATGATGAAAATGagtaaaaaaaatatgaaaaaccgtattttatgaaaatttggCAAAACCTGCCACTGAGTGCATGACTCATTCAGGAATGGAAAGCAGAGAGGGGCCATTGCAAAGCTGACTGACAGGCAAGCGACAGGCTTGCAGACACTTTGCTTTCCAGGAAATTCTGTTTCTAACAAATTGTTCACAGTGTTACTAAGATCATTCACAGTGTTACAGTTCACAGTGTTACTGTGATGAACACTCTTGGGAAGGACACTTGGGCCTGAGTGTGTCTGTCTGCTGTCTAAGGCTCATCGCCCTTGCAATGGTCATCCCATGACAGGTCTGCTCGCTGCTCCAGCCTCGGTCCCAGTCACGCCACCCTAGAGGACAGACTGAGGGCGGCAGGCGTGGGCATTTACGCAGTAGTGACATCACAGCGTACGTTGTAATGATAGGAAATTACTAAAACACACACAAGTCAACAACTTAAGAGTCTGAAAAGTTTCTCATAATGTTAAAaaccattttaaataaaaatgatcacATTTTTCAGTAAAACTGATTCGTCCTTCCTTGAAACAGaaacatttgaaattaaaacatgatttttaaaaaaaaaaatcatgagccCTGGCTTGGCTGGGCTGGGAgctggctcctcccctcctctgcagGCCCTGGGGCCTGCTCCCCGTCCGCATCTGTCACCGACAGCCTGCAGATTCTGCTGGATGAAAAAATAATGCCCGGGCAAGCGCCTGTCCTGTCACACAGGACGAATTCATTTCACTCCTCGTCCAGGACCAGAGAGGGGACGCGGGAAGCAGCCGCTCTGGCGCCATCAGTCATCATAGTAGTAATCTAACTTGGTGAACACGGTTTTACAGCCTTTGTCGGAGAAAACTCTCTCCTCTTTGGGGAAAAATGTCATTTCCTCGGCCACCCTGCTCACAATGTCCTCGTCCACCTCGTAGCCTCGCGACTGCATTTCGACTCTGATGCACATCTTCAGGTGTTTATATTCCAGCGGGAGGAAGGGAACGAAATAATCGATGAGGTTTCGGTCAATTAAGCTGCTGTGCcagaagccacctgggaagaaaaaGGTGCTGTTCATCCACCGTCAGTCTGCCCATCGGCCTGTCCACATGCGTGGGCAGTGTGTCGACCACGAGGGGGAGCCCCGTGCCTGCCCTCAGGGGAGACTGGTCTAAGGAGCAGGCAGACTAACCAGTGAGCTCGCCTGGCTTGTCAGCAGCCAATGACAGGGTGACGCCACAGTGGGTGGGGAGGCCTCTCAAGACGTGAGCTCAAGACCTCACGCGGGAAGGAGGCTCACCGGCTGTCCCAGGACAGACAGGCCATGCAGGCAAGGGACCAGAGACTCACAGGTTGGCAGGTTCACAGAACGGGGAAGGTGACGGGAGTTCCCGGGGAAAGACCAGCCTCTTGGAAATTTGTGACTGGCTGGGGTTCCTGTGGCTGGATCAGTGACAGGGTGGACGCTCTCTGCTGCCGCCACCGTGTCCAAACCCTCCAGAGCGTTTGGGGGACCAAAAGCTAGAGCCCCCACTAATGTGTGAAGACAGTGCTGTTCTGGCCACAGGGCGCACGCTTTCCCGGACGAGGCCTGAGCCGCTGCGGTCACGGGTCTGGGAGGACCCCGGCCTCTGgaccctcccactccctcctGAGGCGAGCCAGCACCCGCTGGGTCACGGCCGGAGGTTCTTCAGAATGTCTCTCCTTCCACCTTCCCGCTTCTGTCCTGTGCCTTAATCCCGGGCTGGCTCTGCCGCCCTTCCCACCTGGGTTTTTCCCCCACACTACCAAGCACTCCTCGGACACCACCTGGAGGCCCTACAGTTCACCTCAGTTCTGGCGACACTGCACCCGGAGACCTCATCAGGTCCCACAGGCTGGGCGCTGTCCCACAAGACAGCCCCCCCAGCCCCCGACCGAAAGTTCCGGCTGTCCCCTGTGCTTCTGAGGGGCCAATGATGTCCCTCCTTGGGTTCAATTTCTTTGTAAGTGGAGCTCATGGAACTCAGAGAAATCTTTTACGACTAGActactggtttattataaaaagatacGACTCAGGAACAGCCAGCTGGAGGAGACGCAGGGGCCAAGGCATGTGGGAAGGGGCGTGGAGCTCCCATGAACTCTGAGCCCATCACTCTCCCCAAATCTCTGCGTCTTCACCAACCCGGAGCTCTCCGAACCCTGTCTTTTAGGGTTCTTAAGGAAAATTCTCTACATAGGCATGACTGATTAAATCACTGCCCACTGGCGACTGAATCAACCTTcagctgcccctcccctccccacggGCCTGAAAGGGTTGGAGACTGAAAGCTCTAACCCTCCAAATCCAGGGCGGTTCCCCTGGAAAGCGCCCCCCACCTTAGGTATTCTGCAAAAGTCACCTCACTTAACACAGACTCCGGGTGGCTGAAAGGGGCTTGTCAGGAACATCAAGACACCTTTATGGCTCTCATTTCTTGGAACCTCCAAAGGGCTTTAGGAGCGCTGGGCCAGAAAATGAGGACAAAGGCCAGACACACGTTTCTTACTGTCAATCATGGCATCACAACTGGGGTTTATTCTTTTCCTGCCCAACAGGGCTTTGCACACAGCCGGGGCTCAGTAAACATCTGACTGACTGGATGGGGTGGAGTCTGTGGCCGTGGGAAAGAACCAAACTGAGTGCTGGGTGGTAGGCCCGCAGCAAGTGGGACAGCCCTGGCCAGTCTCCCGAAGGCCTGCTGGACTTGCCTGAGGCTGGGGACAGAGCACAGCCAGGCAGACGCTGACCTGCCTCCCGGGGTTCACAACGGAGGAGCCGCCCAGTCAGCCAGTAAACAGATGATCCCCCGTAGTGCCAGGGGCTGTGAATGCTGAGTTGGGGCCGTCAGGCAAGGAGGGCAGAAGGCTAATCAGCCAGGGAATCAGGACAACCAGGACCCCCAAACAGAGAGACCCCTGAAGAGTGCTCAGGTGGAGCAAATGACTTTACAGAGCCCTGGTGACCACTCCCTGGCCTGTCCTCAGCCTGACAGGCACTCCCCCACATGTCCCCACACAAGTGCACTGGGACTTCAGCTGCCTGCTCCCATGCCTCCAACGCGTCATTTCCCCTGCTCCTTGCAAACCTGCTCCTCCTGGAGGCCACCCCCTTAACGAacggggcagggaggggggccCTGCCAAGTGCTCAGATCAGATCCTCCTTTCTCATTCCCACACACAGTCTCGTTGTGGGAAATCTCATTGTTTCTACCTTCAAAGTACACACCAGGCCGACAGTGGCTGACCACCCCCACCGCGGCCACGCCTGGCCAAGCCGCCAGCATCTCTCCTCTAGGTTGTTGCAGCCGCTCCTCGCCGGCCGTCCCCCTGCCCCCGCTGCTGCCCTCAGTTTGTTCTCCACCTGGCAGCCAGGCAGTCCTGTTAAAACTAGGTCTGAACAGGGCAGTCGGCTCAAAACCCTCCAAGGACTCCCTTTTCCACTTGCAGCCGAGCCCTGCTGTGGGTCCCCAGGCCTTCCACGATCTGCAGCCCACCCCAAGCTCCAGCTCTTATCTGGCCCCCTGCTATTCTATGTTCCTCTTCGTCCCGGCACACTCCCACCTCAGGGGCCTTGCGTGTGCTGTTCCCCCTGGTGCAATGCTTTTCTCTCATTTCCCCATGGCTCCCTCATTCCTCAGGTCAGCTCAGATGTCACCCTCACGTGAGCATTCCCTCACCACTCTATTTATTTAAAACTGCAGCCCTTCCTTGTCGGGCTGTTCCTCCAGGGCACAGACCCTCAGAGTTCCATGGCAAGGCAAGAAAGCAAGGGATCTGACGGCCCATCTACATCAAAGCCTCCCCAGCAGTCTTCCTTGTTCCACCATCTGCTTCGATTTAActgaagaaaacaggaaacaaaTATTCAAGATCTTGAGGATCAACAAAGTTCCTCTTTCTTGAGTGTGAGTATAAGTCACCTGAAGTTTGTTTACACAGATTCCCTCAGAATTCAGACCTCAGTAGGCCTGGGGAAGAGACCGAGAATCGGTCCCAGGTGATGGGGAGGCTGTCAGTCTAAAATAGGGATGCAGGATCATGAATGGGGCCAGGGGAGGGGTGTGGTATTAGGAGCAGATAACCCCATTTActgtgctttcttttctttcgCTGCGctgcactgcatgtgggatcttacttccctgaccagggttcgaacccatggcccctgcattgcaagtgcgGAGTCGTAACCACCGGACCGCCAGGGCAGTGCCCCCACTTACTGTTCTTGTTATTGAAGGCCGACACAGACAAGGCATGCTCCATGTCTTTGAGCTTGATTTCTTCCCTCTGCTTTCCACTTCTCCAGAAATCTAAAGCCACATCTGTGATCCTTTCTGCTCCAGCATTGCTGCGGGACAATTCCAGTGAGTAAGGACTGGGGTGTTCCTCCCCGAAGCCCCCAGGGCTGGGGCTCAGAGCTCTTCAACCATGTCCCGGCCCCGACTTTACCTGAGAAATATGAAGATGGCTTTCTGATAGGAGACCCCATCCAGGTTGTCGTAATAGTCTAGGTAAGGCTTGATGGCGTCTATGAGGCCGGCGTGCATCTTGTCCATTTCATCAAATATGAAGATGGACCTCGCACAGGCACTCACGTTGCCGCGAATCCACGACTGTAACTGATCCTGAGTGACAAGGGGGAAGCCAACAGAGATCCTCAGAAGTGCGACTGACACAGCGGGGGGAGCACTGTTAACACCACACCTGGGGTCTACAAAGGCTGCATTTACAAGAGCTCACTGTGTGCTTCCTGCTGTGCGGAGCACTTCACACGAGCTCTTCTGTTCCTCACCACAGCCCCACACAGTGGGCATcatcatgcccattttacagatgagaagaccgAGGCACAAAGAGCATAATCAACTCAGGTTCCAAAATTTTCCCAATGTTACACAATTGGGCTGTAACAGAGTGAAGACCTGAACCCCACCCTGCCTGATTCCACGGCCCCACACCCTGATTATAATTCTGTGACGTGTCACATGGATGCTACATTGCTAGTCCTCTGTCATCAAAACGAACATGTTAAAATGTATCCTGTGGACACCAGCCTTCTTGGGAGAAAGCAGAGACCGAGCAACCTCTTCCCTGATTAAGTCCTTGGAAGAGCCTGGAGAAGGGCTCTAAGGTTTCGAGAGGGGTAAGGAGACCTCAAGAGCACACATGCTCGAGGATGAGTGTGGGGAGGCAACATTCCTGAGTTTCTGAAACAGTGCCTGGAGACTGCTGGAATAAATCTGCTTAAATGGAACATTCCCTACAAACATTATGTAGGTACTTCTTATATTAAGCAATCAAGATGAGAAGGAGAGAGGACCTTTTCCATCAGAAATTTGAGCTATGGTTTTGCACAATGCTTTCCTAGATGTTTCCCCCTACGATaaggagagggcttcccaggtggctcagtaggtaaaagaatccgcctgcaatgcaggagacacaggagacctgagtttgatctctgggtcaggaagatcccctgaaggaggacacagcaatgcagtccaatattcttgcgtcaagaattccatggacagaggagcctagcaggctacagtccacgaggttgcgaagagtcagacacaactgacgcaaCCAAGCACGACGCAAGGTAAGAAGAAGAGTTAGCTATTAGTTTCCGAGGAAAATTCTAGAAGTTACGATATAGGTCTTGACTTCTTATGATCTGGAGTTTTGCTTGGCTACTCAGACTACGGCTACAGTGTTCCATGGGTGCCTATTAACCAAAGCAGTAACTTTGCTCTGTTCGTGcaacgtcacttcagtcgtgtctgactcttgcgaccccatgaactgtagccgatcaactcccctgttcatgggattctccaggcaagaatactggagtgggttgccacgccctcctccagggcatcttcccaacccagggatcgagcccgtgtcTCTCagatctcctgcgctggcaggtgggttcttcaccactagcaccgcctgggaagcccatctctgcTCTGGAGATATGAACTGACCTCTATTTACAGCAGAACCTCAGGAGAGCTGGAGTGACTTGAACAAGGCCACAAAGTGAGTCACTGTTTAAACGAGAATTCCCTCAGGTCTGGCGGGCTCTAGCCGCCAAGGCCTTCCGTTCTGTTCCTCCCTCTTACAGACAACAGAGAACGTACATGGAGCACTCACTACAGGCAAGACCCTGTTCTAAGCACGGTTCACCCGTTTTATTGTGACGTTCCAAAACCCGTCAAAGCAGTTAACTACTGCATTTCCTATTTCACAGaccaggaaactgaggtgcagggaGGTTACGTAACTTGCTCAGTCACACAGCTATTGAACAGTGAAGATGGAATGCTAACTAGGAAGAGCAACTCGTCCCTATTTGCCTGGAACTTTCCCAGTTGTAGCAGCGAAAGCCTCACATCCCAGGAACTCCTGGGCGGTCCGTGACCCTGATGCTCATCCAAGCTGAAGGGAAAAATGTGTTCACACAGGTGAGACAAAAAAAAGGCAATAGTTACCAATGATTTGAACGCTCATGTGCTGAGCGTCATGTTACATACTTGACAGGTTTAAGAGCTCAAGAaattctcagacttccctggttttacaatggttaagactcccagcttccactgcagggggtggcatgggttcaaaccctgatcaGGGAATGAAGACCCAACATGCTACGTTGCAtggtcaaaattttttttaaaaagaaattctcacaactgtcatttgacagatgaagaaCCTGAGTCTCAAGAGAAGTCAGGTGACTCTCCCAACGTTACACAGCTAAGTGGGAGCCTGGGGCTGAAATTCAGATGTGTCTGCCCTGGAAGCCAGGCTGTTAAATCAGTGAGTTCAAGTATAAAAGCAAACTTAGGCCTCCCTAGAAATGTTTCCCCTTTTATAAAACATGTTAGATTTGAAGAGCTTTAACCCGGATTTGATTACGTCCATCTGTAAAATCCTACCACACCACTTACTAAGTACCACATGCAGCCTGTTTTCAGAAACCAGCTTTGACGTTGTCATTGCTTCTGTCATCTCCAACTCTCTGTAATTTCCACACTTTTTAAAGGGAAACGGCCACGTGTGGCTGTTTTCAGGGCTCACTCCTTTCAACACAGAACATCCAAATCCCACCCCCCAACAAAGAAACCCCAAAGCCAGCATCGTCCCTGAAGGATTCCCAAATTCGACCCTTGCCTTATACAGGGTGATGTTCGAGATGTGTGGGAAGTGCAGCGTGGCCACAAACAGGTGGACATAGTCACTGTTCAGACCACCCTCGTAGATATTCTCCGCGATGATTTTGCTGACAAAATTTTTGCCAGTGCCTGTCCACCCGTgcagggagagggtgagaggttTCTTGGGCTTCGGGTTGCTGATGAAGCCGGACAAAGCATTTAAGATGACTTTCTTTGCAAGATGCTGTCCAAAGAGCTTGCTGTCGAGATCCTTCTGCAGCGCTGCGAAAAAATCCAAAGCCAGTCAGGCAGGGAGTAGGGGGACACACCTGGCAAAACGTAGCCGTTTACAGGCTCACGTAAAGCCGGCAAAGCCCGCTAAGCTCTTCCAACCGTTTACTGGGACGCAGATGTACGTAGGCACTCGGCCCAGATGACCCGTGAGTCCAGGAGGCCCTCCCTCTGCAAGTCCTGCCCACACTTTCGGATGAGACCCACCCCGgccctgtccctccccacccGAAGGCCGGCAGGAAAAAAAGGGCAGCTTAATTCAGATCCGCTGCTCCGAGTCGGGAGAGCCCCCACCAGCCTTCCCGTCTCCGGTGAGGAACGAGCAAGAAATTCTCTGGAGGAAGTTTCGGATCGTCCACCCGTCCGCTTTCTGGGCGAAGGTGCAGCTGGCATCCGCAGGTCTCAGACCAAAGTCCCGTCGGCCTGCGGTCGTGGCCCAGGAGCCAGGCCCCGTGCCGCACGCCAGTTCCGGGTCCGGCTCCCCCCGCCCGCCATCCCCCGGCTGGGCACTGCCCGGGCTTCCGGGCCTCCTGGCTGCCCCCCGCCTCTGACCCCCTTCCCAGCTCTCACACCAGACCCCGGCCCATCCTACCTTCCCGGCTGAGGCTCCGCTTCGGGCTGCAGCACTCGGCGAACAGGCAATAGAGGCGCGGGTAGGAGATGTAGCCGGTGAGTACGCCGGCCAGGGCCAATCCCAGGCTGATGGGCTCCACCGCCCGCACCGCCAACGGcgccagcagcagcaggcccagcGCGGCCCGCCCCAGCTTCATGCCGGGACCCGCGCCGCCCCGCGCGTTCTCGCGCCTACCGCCGACCGGCGCCGCCACCAGACCGCGCTTCCGGTTCCTCCCGCCGGCGCCCCCATTCTTCAAAGGGGCGGATCGCCTCCGACGCCGGCGGCCGCCATCTTTGTGAAGGGCAAAGCCCTTTCCTACTTTGGGCGCTGGGGTAGTTGGAagggccaattttttttttttttccttttcctctttttagtAAAACTTGCATTTGGGGAACAGttttacatgggcttccctggtggctcagacggtctgcctgcaatgcgggagacccgggttcaatccctaagtcgggaaaatcccctggagcaggaaatggcaacccactccaggggatTCCCCCAGCCAGGGCTCCAACTCGTGTCTCCCGttttggcagggggattctttaccactgagcgacctAGGAAAGCCCTAATCTTTTGTAGGATTCTCAACTATTGGAATTTGATGCTCTTCTTATGATTAGATTGGAGTTATGGGTTTGGGTAAGGAATATACAGAGATACTATTTTTATAACATCATATCATAGGTACATATAATCAACATGATTTATGACTGTTGACGTTGACCTTCCTCACCTGGATAAGGTAGTGTTGGTCAGGTCTCTCCCAGGTAACAGTTACTTCCTCTCATTCATTGATTCATAATTTTGAGGATCTCCTATGGACTAGATCCTGGggattggagaaaaaaaaatgaggtgcAGGTGAATCCTGCCTTCACTGACCTTGCATTTGAGtgaaggggaagaaaagaaaatctcttacagatgagaaaacaggctgCAAGGCAAACAGATGTGTCCAAGGATTTAATAAAGAGGCTGTGAGCAGGACTCAAATCTAACTCCAAAGCCAAATGTCACTAACCACACGATACCTGATTTAACTCAGCCCAGGAGTCAACCAACCTGTTCTTTCCTCATCACAACCTGTGTACCTGCCTCACAAAAAGCGACACCACAAGTGGTACCAAACCTGGTCACTCAAAGGCTGGTGCCTATCCCAAACGAGAAGAACCCCTCTCAGTGACGGAACTGTGCTTCCGAGTTGCCCAATCCCAGAACATATGATCTGAGTCACTGCTGGTGCAAGGAGACACAAAACAAGGCTAGGTCcatttcatatttaatatttaaatgcttaaaatgatagaaattatttttctttctttaatgacAAGAAACATAACTGTAAAAGTCAGAAAATACTAGTGTTCCTTTGATCGTCTAGATTTTTCTACTTTCAGCTGGATCCATTGTAAACAGTGAAGGAGGCATTTCTGAATCTCACTCCAGATATTTGAAAGCAAGAGACAATGACAGCATGTATTATAATAAAAGCCCAATCTAAAGGATATTATCTTACCCTGAAACACAGACCCATTTCCTCCTGACCTGGGGCAAATACTACGAGAAAGTCAACATATTTACAAACAAGATTTAATAATGCTCACAAGACTAGTTTGCCCCCAAATAGGAAAACTACACATTGTTTCAAAAGGTTACAAATTCAATGCCTGAAAATCCCACAGGTAAGCAGTGGGACTGACAGAGTCTGTTTTGGGAGCCATCTGCTAGCCAATGAGCAGGCTTCTGTCCAGGAAATCTTTTATCATGGGGATAAAGGGAGTGGACAACAGTTATTTATATCCCACGCTGCACCTCTCCCCATTTAGCCTCCCTCAGTACCGCCTGTTCATCTTCTTGAACTTCTCGTAATGATAATCATCCGTGGCCTTCTCATTAGCAGGACGCTTGCGGTTGGGAGGGGACcctgagaaggaaaagaggaaaagctgTCTGCCACGCTAGAAGCCACTGACAGGTTAGCTCTGCACAGGCTAGGTCAACCACACCTGTGCCTCACTCTCGAGAGGCGCCCCAATGCCCACCCTGGTCAACAGGAACACAGGAGGGCCGCAGGGAGTATGTGTTGCTGAGCAACAAGCACGGTGGAGTCAGGTGCCAGCTGAAATACGCTGACTTTAGTGTTAGACCAGGTGAGtagcagagtcccttggactgcagagagatcaaaccagtcaatcctaaaggaaatcaatcctgaatattcattggagggattgatgctgaagctgaagctccaatactttggccacctgatgtaaagagctgactcacgggaaaagaccctgatgttgggaaagatagagggcaggaggagaagaaggcgacagaggatgagatttttaggtaacatcattgactcaatggacatgagtttgaacaaactccagaagatagcaaaggacagggaagcctgatgttctTCAGTCCATTGGAGTCACAGTTGGATGTTACTCAGCAAATGAACAATAACTAATTCAG
Proteins encoded in this region:
- the TOR1A gene encoding torsin-1A precursor translates to MKLGRAALGLLLLAPLAVRAVEPISLGLALAGVLTGYISYPRLYCLFAECCSPKRSLSREALQKDLDSKLFGQHLAKKVILNALSGFISNPKPKKPLTLSLHGWTGTGKNFVSKIIAENIYEGGLNSDYVHLFVATLHFPHISNITLYKDQLQSWIRGNVSACARSIFIFDEMDKMHAGLIDAIKPYLDYYDNLDGVSYQKAIFIFLSNAGAERITDVALDFWRSGKQREEIKLKDMEHALSVSAFNNKNSGFWHSSLIDRNLIDYFVPFLPLEYKHLKMCIRVEMQSRGYEVDEDIVSRVAEEMTFFPKEERVFSDKGCKTVFTKLDYYYDD